The ANME-2 cluster archaeon sequence GGCGCTGGTACGGTCAGCTTCTTTGAGTGCCATCACCGGTACGCTCTGAGCCCATACCACGCTATTGACCGTAGACAACCGCCCAGCTGCCAGTTCCTTAGCCATTTCCAGCCTGTCCCCTGCCTGCATGCTGGCCGAGTTGTCGATGACTATCACCGTGTGCTGGCCCGATACTCTCTCTTCCAGGATATAGGGGGCTGCAATAGCAGTGCTGAGCAGGAGCAGTATCAGTAACTGGATAAGGAACATGGGGTCGCGAATGAGCTTTTGCAGCAACAGGGACAGTTTGTTGCGTTGTTGCTGGCGCTTCAGGAAGAAGAGCAGTGACGGTACTTTCATGTCCATTGCCCTGGGGCGTAGCAGGTATAATAGTATTAGCGGAATGATACTTGCAAGGGCCAGCAGTCCCAGCGGGTTGGATAGGAAAATGTCAGGTATTGCCAATCACTTCATCTCCCGTGAATGGTCCTGTATATTGCCTCAAAAACGGGCAGGTCAGTCCTGAATGAAAAGAAATCGGCATTCATCCGGTTGCACTCGGTCTTGACGGATTCCCTGTGCGAGTCAACTTCAAGACGGTAGTCAGAGACATATCTTGAATTGATGTCAGTGAACATTTTCTCCGAGGTCTCTATATCCTGCAGTTTCGCAGCACCCAGTTCAGGCAATATTAACTCTGTCGGGTCAAGTACCTGTATAACAATCAGGTCATGGTGGCCCAGACGGTACAGGGCCTGCCTGACCTCATCAAGTGGCATCAGAAGGTCTGAAATGACTATAACCCTTGACCTTGAATATATCGTTTTGCTGTACTGCTCCACAGCTCTTCCAAAATCCGTAGTGCCATGCGGCCGGATGGCATTGAGCAGGTCGATGTTCAGCATCAGGTTGCCTCTCCCCCGGTCTGGTTTAGATATATCGATACTGTCAGCGAACGTGGATATAGCGAACTTCTCGTTCTCACGCATGACCAGGTACGCAAAACCCACAGCCAGCATGCCGGCATAATCGAATTTCTTCAGTCCCTCATCAGGATAGTCCATGCTTGTGCTCATGTCGACCAGAATATGGGTAGTCAGGTCTTTGTGCTCCTCGAACTGCCTGATATACAGTTTTTCGGTACGTGCATATACCTTCCAGTCAATTGTCCTGAAATCGTCTCCCTTTTCATATTCGCGGAAACCATAAGCATCGGTACCCCTGCCAACTTTTATGGAACGGCGGGCTCCTGCATATTGGCCAGATATCCTCTTACGTGCTGCAAAAGTGAATCTGTCAAGTTCACGGAGAAATTCGGTAGTGATCATGTTGAGAGCGGTAGAATTCCCTCTGTCTACGAGAGATGCTTGGCGTGTTTGAGTATCTTGTCAATTACATGGTCATGGGTGATGCCTTTGCGCTGGGACTCGAAATTCAGCATGATCCTGTGCCGCAGTACAGGGTATGCCATTTCCTGTATGTCCTCTTCGCTGACAAAGTTGCGCCCGTGTATCAGTGCTCTTGCTTTTGCCGCAAGGATAAGTCCGATGCTTGCCCTGGGGGATGCCCCGTATTCGATGAATTCTTTATCTTCCCGCGTGCGTTCCACAATTTTGATGACACGGTTTTTCAGTTCATCAGAGATAGGTACATCACGCACAAGGCCCTGCAATTTCATGAGTGTATCCTGTGTCATGACCTCGTGAATGCTGATTTTCAGATTGCCGGTGTATCTGTCCACGATCTGCATTTCCTCTTCATAGGATGGGTAGTCAAGGTTGATCTTGAGCAGGAACCTGTCAAGCTGGGCTTCAGGCAGGGGGAAGGTCCCCTCCATTTCGATAGGGTTCTGGGTGGCAAGTACCATGAACGGCCTCTCAAGTGCATAGGTATTGTTACCCACGGTGACCTGCTTTTCCTGCATAGCTTCCAGTAATGCACTCTGGGTTTTCGGAGACGCCCTGTTGATCTCATCCGCAAGTACAATATTCGCGAATACCGGCCCGGGTTCGAACCTGAACTCTTTTCCCCTGCCCGTTTCTTCTATCACATAGGTACCGATAATATCAGAAGGCATCAGGTCAGGTGTGCATTGTATCCGTTTAAACTTTAGTCCAAGTATCTGGGAGAGGGTATTTACGGTAAGTGTTTTGCCCAGTCCCGGATTGCTTTCGATAAGGGCATGGCTGTCGCACAGGATAGCTATCAGGATATGGGTCATTGTTTCTTTTTGTCCAACTACGACTTTTCCCATCTCATCAAATATGGTTTTGAATGTCTCGCCAGAGTTCCGGTATGCTTCTGAGATGTTTTGACTGTCTTTGATCATGTAATACCTCATGTTGTCGTATGTGTTTTTCAATTGCTGTAATTACTAAAAAGTCTGCTGTGAAGTACAGCATATTCCCTTACCAGGTCCCTATCCTGCGCTGACATCTGCTGGATGGCCTGATACCTTTCATCTGCTGCCTGAATTGAACCTGATACGTGCTGGTCATCCACAGGATATGTCTGGGACGGCACGAACTGGAGCTCATCATCTTCACCTGCATGCCGTATCGTCATGGCCGTACCCATTCCCGTGATTATGACCAGTTCCACATTTTCACCTTCAATGCTCGCCACTGATGTTTCTCCGTATATCTCATCGTCCAGTCCTCCCTCCTGTGATTTTCCAGGGTCGGTAATGGTTTGTGGTAACTCTGTGCCGAGTTCTTTCACCATACGGGTGATATCTTCCGGAGTAAAATTTGAATGGATGCCAGAGGCAGAAAGTCCCAGCAGGGCTGCAACCAGCACAATAGATACCAGCAGTCTGCCAGCCAGGTACCTGCGGTCAAGGAACGAGCCCACATCTACCTCCCTGAGCCTGGTCGTAACCTGTGCAACAAGTTCATTGACAACTACATTATCTTCATTCCTGCAGTCCCATGCGGTCCGGAGCCTTTCCCTCATCCATTCATACCTGGACCCGATCATTTTTATGGTATCAATTCTGCTTTTTGTAAGGTACAGTATTATGACCAGCACTGATGATGCAACGACTGATACTCCTAACACAATAATACGGTCAATTGATATCGAATCCAGGACATAGTATTCCATATATCCTGAGAAGAATGTTATTATGTTGAGGTAATACGAGATACTATACAATATAAGGAAGAACAGGATGAAATCTGCCAGTTTATAGTACAGCCTGTATCTCTGGAATTTTCTGGAGATGGTTTCAATATCGTCGTACATAGGGTTCCTGATTATTACTGTGTTGATTGGTATGTATTCTATGTTCTATCTGTAAATGACATCATAAAGGTTTATCGGTAGGTGCGAGCGTAATTGCAGTAATTCGGACCAGTTTTTTCACTATAGTCTGGAAAACGACACTCATAATTAGTGCTTAAATTATATGTCGATTATTTGTTAAGAGGGGAAAATATTTAAGTATTTGAGAGCATAATTAACATATAAGATTAACATATCTCACTAAATTTAATTATATAATAATATATTAAAAAGAGGAATATAAAATGAAGATTAGAGTAGTAAGTTCAAAAGACGAAATAAGTTCACTTGGCAACTCAGAAGAGATAGTACACCTGGCATTCAGACCTTCCAATAAGGATATTTTTGTACTGGTACAGACATGTTCCAACCTTAAGGCCATACACATTCCCAGTTCATACAAGAAAACCATCTCCAAGTCCACCCAGATGTTCCTGGAAATGCAGAACATCGGACTTCTTGAAGGTGATGTATGGGGTCACAGGAAGGATATCAACGAATATTATGAGATCAAGCCCCAGATATTCGACCGTATCGAGGACCTTAAGACCGAAGGCCAGAACAATGAACAGATACTTTCCCGCATGGGCAAGGAAACAAGGCTCAGCAAAGATCTGCTCAAGTTCCTGATCTAAGGGCACAATATAATAATCCCAACGGCAGTCCGGTATTTACTACCGGATTTGTCTGCTCTTTTTATTTTACCAGGAAAGAGCCGTAGGTGTAGTCTTCCAGTTCCATTACTTTTTCCCAGAGCGAATAGCAATGGCAAT is a genomic window containing:
- a CDS encoding DUF58 domain-containing protein → MITTEFLRELDRFTFAARKRISGQYAGARRSIKVGRGTDAYGFREYEKGDDFRTIDWKVYARTEKLYIRQFEEHKDLTTHILVDMSTSMDYPDEGLKKFDYAGMLAVGFAYLVMRENEKFAISTFADSIDISKPDRGRGNLMLNIDLLNAIRPHGTTDFGRAVEQYSKTIYSRSRVIVISDLLMPLDEVRQALYRLGHHDLIVIQVLDPTELILPELGAAKLQDIETSEKMFTDINSRYVSDYRLEVDSHRESVKTECNRMNADFFSFRTDLPVFEAIYRTIHGR
- a CDS encoding DUF1699 family protein translates to MKIRVVSSKDEISSLGNSEEIVHLAFRPSNKDIFVLVQTCSNLKAIHIPSSYKKTISKSTQMFLEMQNIGLLEGDVWGHRKDINEYYEIKPQIFDRIEDLKTEGQNNEQILSRMGKETRLSKDLLKFLI
- a CDS encoding MoxR family ATPase, with product MIKDSQNISEAYRNSGETFKTIFDEMGKVVVGQKETMTHILIAILCDSHALIESNPGLGKTLTVNTLSQILGLKFKRIQCTPDLMPSDIIGTYVIEETGRGKEFRFEPGPVFANIVLADEINRASPKTQSALLEAMQEKQVTVGNNTYALERPFMVLATQNPIEMEGTFPLPEAQLDRFLLKINLDYPSYEEEMQIVDRYTGNLKISIHEVMTQDTLMKLQGLVRDVPISDELKNRVIKIVERTREDKEFIEYGASPRASIGLILAAKARALIHGRNFVSEEDIQEMAYPVLRHRIMLNFESQRKGITHDHVIDKILKHAKHLS